The following proteins are co-located in the Frigidibacter mobilis genome:
- a CDS encoding formate dehydrogenase subunit gamma, translating to MLAPQAAQHSRIAEIIAEHSALEGPMLPILHAVQAEYGHVPAEALPMIADALNISRAEAQGVMSFYHDFRDHPLGRHVLKICRAEACQARGAGALAEAAKARLGVDWHGTTPGGALTLEPVFCLGLCACAPAVMLDGQVIGRVDAARLDQIATEAGA from the coding sequence ATCTTGGCGCCACAGGCAGCACAGCACAGCCGCATTGCCGAGATCATCGCGGAGCATTCCGCGCTGGAGGGGCCGATGCTGCCGATCCTGCACGCGGTTCAGGCCGAATACGGCCACGTCCCGGCCGAGGCCCTGCCGATGATCGCGGACGCGCTGAACATCAGCCGGGCCGAGGCGCAGGGCGTGATGTCCTTCTACCACGATTTCCGCGACCACCCCTTGGGGCGCCATGTGCTGAAGATCTGCCGGGCCGAGGCCTGTCAGGCGAGGGGAGCGGGCGCGCTGGCCGAGGCCGCCAAGGCCCGGCTGGGCGTGGACTGGCACGGCACCACCCCCGGCGGCGCGCTGACGCTGGAGCCGGTGTTCTGCCTGGGCCTTTGCGCCTGCGCGCCTGCCGTCATGCTCGACGGGCAGGTGATCGGCCGGGTGGATGCCGCGCGGCTGGACCAGATTGCAACGGAGGCGGGTGCATGA
- a CDS encoding aldehyde dehydrogenase family protein, producing the protein MPSVKDILMSMEYGPAPESATEVLKWLAARGTFGHFIGGAFTAPGVTFATTNPATGENLAQITQGTAADIAAAVAAARAAQPGWAALAGHERAKWLYAMARHVQKRERFLAVLESLDNGKPIRETRDIDIPLVARHFYHHAGWAELLAEEFPGAAPVGVCGQIIPWNFPLLMLAWKIAPALAAGNTVVLKPAEYTPLTALAFAEICAEIGLPAGVVNIVTGDGETGAALVASKVDKIAFTGSTEVGRAIRKATAGTGKALTLELGGKSPFIVCADADLDAAVEGVVESIWFNQGQVCCAGSRILVAEAVEDAFTRRLTDRLARLRVGDPLDKSVDMGALVHPVQLARVQQMVAAGMAAGARLVQAECKLPAKGCFYAPGFLTGVNPANPVADAEIFGPVATLTSFRTPDEAVELANATRYGLAASVWTESVNLAMDLAAKVKAGVVWVNSANIFDAGAAFGGMRESGFGREGGRAGLRDYLRGPEVAEAPEAQATFDTAPVPAATGQTGAIDRTAKMYVGGRQARPDSGQSYAVMHEGRVLGLAGLGSRKDIRNAVEAAAKAGAWGRATAHNRAQVLYYLAENLSARAAEFAARLVEGGHRPEAAALEVDLSIRRAFYYAAQADKFDGAVTATKTAHVTLQMPEPFGIMGIVCPDAAPLLGLVSLVLPAIAMGNRVVAVPAASRPLPATDLSQVLDCSDMPGGVLNIVTGPKDELAGVLAKHDEVAALWYVSGPEGRAAVEAESTGNLKSVWALANRDWTGPQGQGRAFLQRATQVKTIWVPYGE; encoded by the coding sequence ATGCCGAGTGTGAAGGATATCCTGATGAGCATGGAGTATGGCCCGGCGCCGGAGTCGGCGACCGAGGTGCTGAAGTGGCTGGCCGCGCGGGGGACCTTCGGCCATTTCATCGGCGGCGCCTTCACCGCGCCTGGGGTGACCTTTGCCACGACCAACCCGGCCACGGGCGAGAATCTGGCCCAGATCACTCAAGGCACCGCGGCCGACATCGCCGCCGCCGTGGCCGCCGCGCGCGCGGCGCAGCCGGGATGGGCGGCGCTGGCGGGGCATGAGCGGGCCAAGTGGCTCTACGCAATGGCCCGCCATGTGCAGAAGCGTGAGCGGTTTCTGGCGGTGCTGGAGTCGCTCGACAACGGCAAGCCGATCCGCGAGACGCGCGACATCGACATCCCGCTGGTCGCCCGGCACTTCTACCACCATGCCGGATGGGCCGAACTGCTGGCCGAGGAGTTTCCGGGCGCGGCGCCGGTGGGCGTTTGCGGGCAGATCATCCCGTGGAATTTCCCGCTGCTGATGCTGGCCTGGAAGATCGCCCCGGCGCTGGCGGCGGGCAATACCGTGGTGCTGAAGCCCGCCGAATACACGCCGCTGACCGCGCTTGCCTTTGCCGAGATCTGCGCCGAGATCGGCTTGCCCGCGGGCGTGGTGAACATCGTGACCGGGGATGGCGAGACCGGGGCGGCGCTGGTGGCGTCAAAGGTGGACAAGATCGCCTTCACCGGGTCGACCGAAGTGGGCCGCGCGATCCGCAAGGCGACGGCGGGCACCGGCAAGGCGCTGACGCTGGAGCTTGGCGGCAAATCGCCCTTCATCGTCTGCGCCGATGCAGATCTGGATGCCGCGGTCGAGGGCGTGGTGGAGTCGATCTGGTTCAACCAGGGCCAGGTCTGCTGCGCCGGCAGCCGGATTCTGGTTGCCGAGGCGGTAGAGGATGCCTTCACCCGCCGCCTGACGGACCGGCTGGCCAGGCTGCGCGTGGGCGACCCCTTGGACAAGTCGGTGGACATGGGCGCGCTGGTGCATCCGGTGCAACTGGCGCGGGTGCAGCAGATGGTGGCGGCAGGCATGGCGGCCGGAGCGCGGCTGGTGCAGGCAGAGTGCAAATTGCCTGCCAAAGGCTGCTTCTACGCGCCGGGCTTCCTGACTGGCGTGAACCCCGCGAACCCGGTCGCGGATGCCGAGATCTTTGGCCCCGTCGCCACGCTGACCAGCTTCCGCACCCCCGATGAGGCGGTGGAGTTGGCCAATGCCACCCGCTACGGGCTGGCGGCCTCGGTCTGGACGGAAAGTGTCAACCTGGCGATGGATCTGGCGGCCAAGGTCAAGGCGGGCGTGGTCTGGGTGAACTCCGCCAATATCTTTGATGCCGGGGCCGCCTTTGGCGGGATGCGCGAAAGCGGCTTTGGCCGCGAGGGCGGGCGCGCGGGGCTGCGGGACTATCTGCGCGGGCCTGAGGTTGCAGAGGCGCCGGAAGCACAGGCGACGTTCGACACCGCGCCTGTGCCAGCGGCAACCGGCCAGACTGGCGCCATCGACCGCACCGCCAAGATGTATGTGGGCGGCAGGCAGGCGCGGCCCGATAGCGGGCAGTCCTATGCCGTGATGCACGAAGGCCGGGTGCTGGGGCTGGCGGGACTCGGCAGCCGCAAGGACATCCGCAATGCGGTGGAGGCGGCGGCGAAGGCAGGCGCATGGGGCCGCGCCACTGCGCATAACCGGGCGCAGGTGCTGTACTATCTGGCCGAGAACCTGTCGGCCCGCGCCGCCGAATTCGCGGCCCGGCTGGTGGAGGGCGGGCACAGGCCCGAGGCCGCCGCGCTGGAGGTGGACCTGTCGATCCGACGCGCCTTCTACTACGCCGCGCAGGCCGACAAGTTCGACGGCGCGGTGACGGCGACGAAGACCGCGCATGTGACGCTGCAGATGCCCGAACCGTTCGGGATAATGGGGATCGTCTGCCCCGATGCCGCGCCGCTGCTGGGGCTCGTCAGCCTGGTGCTGCCGGCGATTGCGATGGGCAACCGGGTGGTGGCGGTGCCCGCCGCCTCGCGCCCGCTCCCGGCGACAGACCTGAGCCAGGTGCTGGATTGCTCGGACATGCCGGGGGGCGTGCTGAACATCGTGACCGGGCCGAAGGACGAGCTGGCGGGGGTGCTGGCCAAACATGATGAGGTGGCGGCACTGTGGTATGTCAGCGGGCCCGAAGGCCGCGCCGCGGTGGAGGCCGAAAGCACCGGCAACCTCAAGTCGGTCTGGGCGCTGGCGAACCGCGACTGGACCGGGCCGCAGGGTCAGGGCCGCGCCTTCCTGCAGCGCGCAACGCAGGTCAAGACGATCTGGGTGCCTTACGGCGAGTAG
- the fdhF gene encoding formate dehydrogenase subunit alpha has protein sequence MKDFILPDRDFGTPVAKSKALVTLTVDGFSVTVPEGTSVMRAAAEAGIPVPKLCATDSVEAFGSCRLCLVEIEGRNGTPASCTTPVAPGMVVHTQTETVKKLRKGVMELYISDHPLDCLTCAANGDCELQDMAGAVGLRDVRYDAKDTHFRAKDSSGVANPQWLPKDDSNPYFTYDPAKCIVCSRCVRACEEVQGTFALTISGRGFDSRVSAGGAADSFLTSDCVSCGACVQACPTATLTEKSVIEIGTPDRSIITTCAYCGVGCSFEAQMRGDELVRMVPWKHGKANRGHSCVKGRFAYGYAAHSDRILKPMIRDSINDPWQEVSWDEALGFAARRFRDIQAKHGRDSIGGITSSRCTNEETYLVQKLIRSVFGTNNVDTCARVCHSPTGYGLGQAFGTSAGTQDFDSVEHTDVVILIGANPTDGHPVFASRLKKRLRQGARLIVIDPRRIDLVKSPHVRAAHHLPLKPGTNVAVVSALAHVIVTEGLFDEAFIRRRCDWDEFQDYAAFISEPRHAPEATAMLTGVPAAELRAAARLFATGGNGAIYYGLGVTEHSQGSTTVMAIANLAMLTGNIGRPGVGVNPLRGQNNVQGACDMGSFPHELPGYRHVAGAEVREVFEQLWGTPISPEPGLRIPNMLDAAVDGSFRGIYIQGEDILQSDPDTHHVSAGLAAMDCVVVHDLFLNETANYAHVFLPGSTFLEKDGTFTNAERRINRVRKVMAPRNGLADWEVTMALANAMGAGWTYTHPAQIMDEVAMTTPSFAGVSYERLEELGSVQWPCNAAHPEGTPVMHVDGFVRGKGRFIVTEYVATDERTGPRFPLLLTTGRILSQYNVGAQTRRTSNVVWHDQDVLEIHPHDAESRGVKEGDWVRLASRAGETTLRAHLTDRVSPGVVYTTFHHPGTQANVITTDHSDWATNCPEYKVTAVQVAPSNGPSDWQADYAALTERARRILPAAE, from the coding sequence ATGAAAGACTTCATCCTGCCGGATCGCGATTTCGGCACGCCTGTCGCGAAATCGAAGGCGCTTGTCACCCTGACGGTGGACGGCTTCTCCGTCACGGTCCCCGAGGGCACCAGCGTCATGCGCGCCGCCGCCGAGGCCGGGATCCCGGTGCCGAAGCTCTGCGCCACCGACAGCGTCGAGGCCTTCGGGTCGTGCCGGCTCTGCCTTGTGGAGATCGAGGGCCGCAATGGCACCCCCGCAAGCTGCACCACGCCCGTGGCGCCGGGCATGGTCGTGCATACCCAGACCGAGACCGTGAAGAAGCTGCGCAAGGGGGTCATGGAGCTTTACATCTCCGACCACCCGCTCGATTGCCTGACCTGCGCCGCCAATGGCGATTGCGAGTTGCAGGACATGGCCGGCGCCGTGGGCCTGCGCGATGTGCGCTATGACGCCAAGGATACCCATTTCCGCGCCAAGGACAGCAGCGGCGTTGCCAACCCGCAATGGCTGCCCAAGGATGACAGCAACCCCTATTTCACCTACGACCCCGCCAAGTGCATCGTCTGCTCGCGCTGCGTGCGGGCCTGCGAGGAGGTGCAGGGCACCTTCGCGCTCACCATTTCCGGGCGCGGCTTCGACAGCCGGGTATCGGCGGGCGGGGCGGCGGACAGCTTCCTGACCTCGGATTGCGTGTCCTGCGGCGCCTGCGTGCAGGCCTGCCCGACCGCGACGCTGACTGAAAAGTCGGTGATCGAGATCGGTACCCCCGACCGCAGCATCATCACCACCTGCGCCTATTGCGGTGTCGGCTGCAGCTTCGAGGCGCAGATGCGCGGGGATGAGCTGGTGCGGATGGTGCCGTGGAAGCATGGCAAGGCCAATCGCGGCCACAGCTGCGTGAAGGGCCGCTTTGCCTATGGCTATGCCGCCCATAGCGACCGGATCCTGAAGCCGATGATCCGCGACAGCATCAATGACCCGTGGCAGGAAGTGTCGTGGGACGAGGCGCTTGGCTTCGCCGCCCGCCGCTTCCGCGACATTCAAGCGAAACACGGCCGCGACAGCATCGGCGGCATCACCTCCAGCCGCTGCACCAATGAGGAAACCTATCTGGTGCAGAAGCTGATCCGCAGCGTGTTCGGCACCAACAACGTCGATACCTGCGCCCGGGTCTGCCATTCGCCCACCGGCTATGGCCTTGGCCAGGCCTTCGGTACCAGCGCCGGCACCCAGGATTTCGACTCGGTCGAGCATACCGATGTGGTGATCCTGATCGGCGCCAACCCGACCGACGGCCACCCGGTCTTTGCCAGCCGGCTGAAGAAGCGGCTGCGGCAGGGCGCGCGGCTGATCGTGATCGACCCGCGCCGCATCGACCTGGTGAAATCCCCCCATGTCCGTGCCGCGCATCACCTGCCGCTGAAGCCGGGCACCAACGTTGCCGTGGTCTCTGCCCTCGCGCATGTGATCGTGACCGAGGGGCTGTTCGACGAGGCGTTCATCCGCCGCCGCTGCGACTGGGACGAGTTCCAGGACTACGCCGCCTTCATCAGCGAGCCGCGCCACGCGCCCGAGGCGACGGCGATGCTGACCGGCGTTCCGGCGGCGGAGCTGCGCGCCGCGGCCCGGCTGTTCGCCACGGGGGGCAACGGCGCGATCTACTACGGCCTTGGCGTGACCGAGCACAGCCAGGGATCGACAACCGTGATGGCCATCGCCAACCTTGCGATGCTGACCGGCAATATCGGCCGGCCCGGCGTGGGGGTGAACCCGCTGCGCGGCCAGAACAACGTACAGGGCGCCTGCGACATGGGCTCGTTCCCGCATGAACTCCCCGGCTATCGCCATGTTGCGGGCGCCGAGGTGCGCGAGGTGTTCGAGCAACTCTGGGGCACCCCGATCAGCCCGGAACCGGGCCTGCGCATTCCCAACATGCTGGATGCCGCCGTCGATGGCAGCTTCCGCGGCATCTACATCCAGGGCGAGGATATCCTGCAATCCGACCCCGACACCCACCATGTTTCCGCCGGGCTTGCGGCGATGGACTGCGTGGTTGTCCATGACCTGTTCCTGAACGAGACGGCGAATTACGCCCACGTCTTCCTGCCCGGATCGACCTTCCTCGAAAAGGACGGAACCTTCACCAATGCCGAGCGGCGCATCAACCGCGTGCGCAAGGTGATGGCGCCGCGCAACGGCCTTGCCGACTGGGAAGTGACGATGGCGCTGGCCAATGCGATGGGGGCGGGCTGGACCTATACCCACCCCGCGCAGATCATGGACGAGGTGGCGATGACCACCCCCAGCTTTGCCGGGGTCAGCTATGAACGGCTGGAAGAGCTTGGCTCGGTGCAATGGCCCTGCAACGCGGCGCATCCCGAAGGCACGCCGGTCATGCATGTGGACGGGTTCGTGCGCGGCAAGGGGCGGTTCATCGTCACCGAATATGTCGCCACGGATGAACGCACCGGCCCGCGCTTCCCGCTGCTGCTGACCACCGGGCGCATCCTGTCGCAATACAATGTCGGCGCGCAGACCCGGCGCACCTCCAATGTCGTCTGGCACGATCAGGATGTGCTGGAGATCCACCCCCATGACGCCGAAAGCCGCGGCGTGAAGGAGGGTGACTGGGTGCGCCTGGCCTCGCGCGCCGGGGAAACCACGTTGCGGGCGCATCTGACTGACCGGGTTTCGCCCGGCGTGGTCTACACCACCTTCCACCATCCGGGCACGCAGGCCAATGTCATCACCACCGACCATTCCGACTGGGCGACCAACTGCCCGGAATACAAGGTGACGGCGGTGCAGGTTGCCCCTTCCAACGGCCCCTCGGACTGGCAGGCGGACTATGCCGCGCTGACCGAGCGCGCCCGGCGTATCTTGCCGGCGGCGGAGTGA
- the fdhD gene encoding formate dehydrogenase accessory sulfurtransferase FdhD — MDGKIPRARAYRAGQWHSAERPLAEEVPVAITVNGTTQAVMMATPADLPDFARGFALTEGLAQSLAEIEEVEVLAGLQGIEARLWLTEAAAGRIEARRRRSVGPVGCGLCGIESLAEALRPLPRVPGGIRITPADVADAMQALAAAQSLHELTRAVHGAGLWRPGAALVAREDVGRHNALDKLAGALALAGIAPASGAVVLTSRLSVDMVQKAAMIGAPLLIAASAPTTLAVDQATGAGITLIARARGGEFEVHSHPGRVMTQSDEDSDAA, encoded by the coding sequence ATGGATGGCAAGATCCCCCGGGCCCGCGCTTACCGCGCGGGTCAGTGGCACAGCGCCGAGAGGCCGCTGGCCGAAGAGGTGCCGGTGGCGATCACTGTCAACGGCACCACGCAGGCGGTGATGATGGCGACGCCGGCCGACCTGCCCGACTTTGCCCGCGGCTTCGCGCTGACCGAGGGGCTGGCGCAATCGCTGGCCGAGATCGAGGAGGTCGAGGTTCTGGCCGGGCTGCAGGGCATCGAGGCACGGCTGTGGCTGACCGAGGCTGCCGCGGGGCGCATCGAGGCGCGGCGGCGGCGCAGTGTCGGGCCCGTGGGCTGCGGGCTCTGCGGGATCGAGAGCCTGGCCGAGGCGCTGCGCCCGCTGCCGCGCGTTCCCGGAGGCATCCGCATCACCCCCGCCGATGTGGCCGACGCGATGCAGGCGCTAGCCGCCGCGCAAAGCCTGCACGAGCTGACCCGCGCCGTGCATGGCGCCGGGCTTTGGCGCCCCGGAGCAGCGCTGGTCGCGCGCGAGGATGTCGGCCGACACAATGCGCTGGACAAGCTGGCAGGCGCGCTGGCGCTGGCCGGGATCGCGCCCGCCAGTGGCGCCGTGGTGCTGACCAGCCGGCTGTCGGTGGACATGGTGCAGAAGGCCGCGATGATCGGCGCGCCGCTGCTGATCGCCGCCTCGGCCCCGACGACGCTGGCCGTCGATCAGGCCACGGGCGCCGGCATCACCCTGATCGCCCGCGCGAGGGGTGGGGAGTTTGAAGTGCATTCCCATCCCGGCCGGGTCATGACCCAATCCGACGAGGACTCCGATGCAGCCTGA
- the deoC gene encoding deoxyribose-phosphate aldolase: MTELGRNSGTPLAPDWFDTVAVNTPAAELRAASLTARRSVKKEWQAAWLVNAIRCIDLTTLSGDDTPARVERLCAKARQPLAPHILQGLGLEELTTGAVCVYPTMVAPAVKALEGSGIPVASVATGFPAGLMPLPLRLAEIRYAVEQGATEIDIVISRAHVLTGNWQALYDETAAMREACGAAHMKAILATGELKTLRNVYKASMVAMQAGADFIKTSTGKEPVNATLPVSLVMVRALRDYGARTGARVGFKPAGGMRAAKDAIAWQILMKEELGNDWLQPDLFRLGASSMLGDIERQLDHHVTGRYAASHRHALA; encoded by the coding sequence ATGACTGAGCTAGGCCGCAATTCCGGCACCCCGCTGGCCCCCGACTGGTTCGACACCGTCGCCGTGAACACCCCGGCGGCAGAGCTGCGGGCGGCCAGCCTGACCGCGCGGCGCAGCGTCAAGAAGGAATGGCAGGCGGCCTGGCTGGTCAACGCCATCCGCTGCATCGACCTGACCACGCTGTCGGGCGATGACACCCCTGCCCGCGTCGAGCGGCTGTGTGCCAAGGCGCGCCAGCCGCTGGCGCCGCATATCCTGCAGGGGCTGGGGCTGGAGGAGCTGACCACCGGCGCGGTCTGCGTCTATCCGACGATGGTGGCCCCGGCGGTCAAGGCGCTGGAGGGGTCTGGCATCCCCGTCGCCTCGGTCGCCACCGGCTTTCCGGCGGGGCTGATGCCGCTGCCGCTGCGGCTGGCCGAGATCCGCTATGCCGTCGAGCAGGGCGCGACAGAGATCGACATCGTCATCAGCCGCGCCCATGTGCTGACCGGCAACTGGCAGGCGCTCTATGACGAGACGGCGGCGATGCGCGAGGCCTGCGGGGCGGCTCACATGAAGGCGATCCTTGCGACGGGCGAGTTGAAGACCCTGCGCAATGTCTACAAGGCCAGCATGGTGGCGATGCAGGCGGGAGCGGATTTCATCAAGACCTCGACGGGCAAGGAGCCGGTGAACGCCACGCTGCCGGTCAGTCTGGTGATGGTGCGGGCGCTACGGGATTACGGCGCGCGGACGGGCGCGCGGGTCGGCTTCAAGCCCGCGGGCGGGATGCGCGCCGCCAAGGATGCCATCGCTTGGCAGATCCTGATGAAGGAGGAGCTTGGCAACGACTGGCTGCAGCCGGACCTGTTCCGCCTGGGCGCCTCGTCGATGCTGGGCGATATCGAGCGGCAGCTCGATCACCATGTCACCGGGCGCTATGCCGCCTCGCACCGCCATGCGCTGGCTTGA
- a CDS encoding formate dehydrogenase beta subunit: MRIFVPRDAAAKAVGAEAVAAAVRAEAAARGLPVELVRNGSRGMVWLEPLLEVETSEGRIAFGPVTAADVPALFDAGFGAHPKALGLTAEIPFLKKQTRFTFARVGLIDPLSLSEYQAQGGLAGLHKAIAMSPEAIVAEVADSGLRGRGGAGFPTGIKWKTVLGAEAAQKYVVCNADEGDSGTFADRMLMEGDPFTLIEGMAIAALAVGATRGYIYSRSEYPDANEVMGQAIAIARAAGVLGPDMLGSGRAFELELRVGAGAYVCGEETALLNSLEGKRGVVRAKPPIPALQGLFGQPTVVNNVLSLAAVPEILAQGAAAYVAHGVGRSRGTIPLQIAGNVRFGGLFETGFGITLGEIVNDIAGGTASGRPVKAVQVGGPLGAYHPVSDFGLPFSYEDFAGSGGLVGHAGLVVHDDSVDMLQMARFALEFCAIESCGKCTPCRIGAVRGVEVVDRIAAGDAAAIPLLTDLCQTMKLGSLCALGGFTPYPVLSALTHFPDDFATLQEAAE, translated from the coding sequence ATGAGGATCTTTGTCCCCCGTGACGCCGCCGCCAAGGCCGTGGGCGCCGAGGCCGTTGCCGCCGCCGTCCGCGCCGAGGCCGCCGCCCGCGGCCTGCCGGTGGAACTGGTGCGCAATGGCAGTCGCGGCATGGTCTGGCTGGAGCCGCTGCTGGAGGTGGAGACCTCCGAAGGCCGCATTGCCTTCGGCCCGGTGACCGCCGCCGACGTGCCCGCCCTGTTCGATGCGGGCTTTGGCGCGCACCCAAAGGCGCTTGGCCTGACCGCCGAGATCCCGTTCCTGAAGAAGCAGACCCGCTTCACCTTCGCCCGCGTTGGCCTGATCGACCCGCTGAGCCTGTCCGAGTATCAGGCTCAGGGCGGGTTGGCCGGGCTGCACAAGGCGATTGCGATGTCGCCCGAGGCCATCGTGGCCGAAGTTGCCGACAGCGGGCTGCGCGGCCGCGGCGGCGCGGGTTTTCCTACCGGCATCAAGTGGAAGACGGTGCTGGGAGCCGAGGCGGCGCAGAAATATGTCGTGTGCAATGCCGATGAGGGCGACAGCGGTACCTTCGCGGACCGGATGCTGATGGAGGGCGATCCCTTCACGCTGATCGAGGGCATGGCGATTGCCGCGCTCGCGGTGGGGGCAACGCGCGGGTACATCTACTCGCGCTCGGAATATCCCGATGCGAACGAGGTGATGGGGCAGGCGATCGCCATCGCCCGCGCCGCCGGGGTGCTTGGCCCCGATATGCTGGGGTCCGGCCGTGCGTTCGAGCTGGAGCTGCGGGTGGGCGCCGGCGCCTATGTCTGCGGCGAGGAAACGGCGCTGCTGAACAGCCTGGAAGGCAAGCGCGGCGTGGTGCGGGCCAAACCGCCGATCCCGGCGCTGCAGGGGCTGTTCGGGCAGCCCACGGTCGTGAACAACGTGCTGTCGCTGGCGGCGGTGCCCGAGATCCTGGCGCAGGGGGCCGCGGCCTATGTGGCGCATGGCGTCGGGCGTTCGCGCGGGACGATCCCGCTGCAGATCGCGGGCAACGTGCGCTTCGGCGGCCTGTTCGAAACCGGCTTCGGCATCACGCTTGGCGAGATCGTGAACGATATCGCCGGCGGCACCGCTTCCGGCCGCCCGGTCAAGGCGGTGCAGGTCGGCGGCCCGCTGGGGGCCTATCACCCGGTGTCGGATTTCGGGCTGCCCTTTTCCTATGAGGATTTTGCCGGGTCCGGCGGCCTTGTCGGCCATGCCGGGCTGGTGGTGCATGATGACAGCGTCGACATGCTGCAGATGGCCCGCTTTGCCCTCGAGTTCTGCGCCATCGAAAGCTGCGGCAAATGCACCCCCTGCCGGATCGGCGCGGTGCGCGGGGTCGAGGTGGTGGACCGGATCGCCGCCGGCGACGCTGCCGCGATCCCGCTGCTGACCGACCTGTGCCAGACCATGAAGCTGGGATCCCTTTGCGCCCTTGGCGGGTTCACCCCCTATCCGGTGCTCTCGGCGCTGACCCATTTCCCGGATGACTTCGCTACCCTTCAGGAGGCTGCGGAATGA
- a CDS encoding LysR family transcriptional regulator yields the protein MIDKLEMFIALAKERHFGRAAEAVGVTQPTLSSAIRQLEDTLGVQLVFRGSRFQGLTPEGERVLERAQRLVADARALRQEMRAVRHGLVGTLRLGVIPTALPRVAELTVPFLARNPDVRVTILSRTSSAILAGIGSLDLDAGITYLDNEPLGRVTQVPLFRESYRLLVAAGAPLAARASVSWAEVAAEPLCLLTGDMQNRRIVNDLLTAAGVVAAPQVESNSTIALAAHVATGRWASVVPEALAAMFARASDLASVPITAPAVSHSVGLVAPLREPYPPMLAALLDEAQRLAS from the coding sequence ATGATCGACAAGCTGGAAATGTTCATCGCGCTGGCCAAGGAACGCCATTTCGGCCGCGCCGCCGAAGCGGTGGGGGTGACGCAGCCCACGCTCTCCTCGGCGATCCGCCAGCTGGAGGATACGCTTGGCGTGCAACTGGTCTTCCGCGGCTCGCGCTTTCAGGGCCTGACGCCCGAGGGAGAGCGGGTGCTGGAGCGGGCGCAGCGGCTGGTGGCCGATGCCCGCGCACTGCGCCAGGAAATGCGGGCGGTGCGGCATGGGCTGGTGGGCACATTGCGGCTGGGGGTGATCCCGACCGCGCTGCCGCGGGTGGCGGAACTGACGGTGCCGTTCCTGGCCCGCAACCCCGATGTGCGGGTCACGATTCTGTCGCGCACATCGTCCGCGATTCTGGCGGGCATCGGCAGCCTCGATCTGGATGCCGGCATCACCTACCTCGACAACGAACCGCTTGGCCGGGTCACGCAGGTGCCGCTGTTCCGCGAAAGCTATCGGCTGCTGGTCGCGGCCGGGGCGCCGCTGGCGGCACGTGCCTCGGTCAGTTGGGCCGAGGTGGCGGCGGAACCCCTGTGCCTGCTGACCGGCGACATGCAGAACCGCCGGATCGTGAATGACCTGCTGACAGCCGCCGGTGTGGTCGCCGCTCCGCAGGTGGAGAGCAACTCCACCATCGCGCTCGCCGCGCATGTGGCGACCGGGCGTTGGGCCTCGGTGGTGCCGGAGGCGCTGGCGGCGATGTTCGCGCGCGCCTCCGATCTGGCCTCGGTGCCGATCACCGCACCCGCCGTCAGCCACTCGGTCGGGTTGGTGGCGCCGCTGCGCGAACCCTATCCGCCGATGCTGGCGGCGTTGCTGGATGAGGCGCAGCGGCTGGCCTCCTGA